One Halomonas sp. THAF5a genomic region harbors:
- the zipA gene encoding cell division protein ZipA, whose amino-acid sequence MELREWLIILGLALVTLIVIDGVRRLQRQRRVPRLDQVEGGAADAPVADPDAEARQAEINWELPNGGARVVRPADEGGVRPKPKLQRQEHPGPSRVLSEFRRHAETARPAEAAIRQEAASPATAHEVPRPAAPQAEPDERHDEVVKREAPRAAAAASATATAQEDGDRSAREAAEARREPALTHPDPTEAREGEEEKAAEEIGVLAADPEDHDAYADEERYRLVDFEGMGDSLKSGSKRVGSSMQRFGASLQKSLHDRREHRRDEKQRREQARAEKAAREAAERKKAEHEAAIRESERRRLEAESVAHGDEDDPLFTPSRRHEAAEAHDPAADRPAEAPVEDAVDERPPRDDVVRAHPVLEKALRHDVNAEHARETLSHAEEILVISVMSRDEEGFSGTALLDLMLACGLRYGRDMGIFHRFETEDPDSRLQFSMVNVVKPGTFPIEAMDDFRTQGITLLMPLPGASDTAAAFEAMVETAMVIVRHLGGVLKDEHQSVMTAQTVEFARQRVQEFERRNRLNRYQAN is encoded by the coding sequence ATGGAATTGAGAGAGTGGCTGATCATACTCGGGCTGGCGTTGGTGACCCTCATCGTCATCGATGGCGTGCGTCGCCTGCAGCGTCAACGTCGCGTCCCACGCCTGGACCAGGTCGAGGGCGGTGCGGCTGACGCGCCCGTGGCGGATCCCGACGCCGAGGCCCGACAGGCCGAGATCAACTGGGAGCTGCCCAACGGAGGGGCGCGGGTCGTCAGACCGGCCGACGAGGGCGGCGTGCGTCCCAAGCCGAAGCTGCAGCGCCAGGAGCACCCCGGCCCGTCTCGGGTGCTGTCGGAGTTCCGGCGCCACGCCGAGACCGCCAGGCCGGCCGAGGCGGCCATCCGGCAGGAGGCCGCATCGCCGGCGACCGCCCATGAGGTGCCCCGCCCGGCTGCCCCGCAGGCCGAGCCGGACGAGCGCCATGACGAGGTCGTGAAGCGTGAGGCGCCTCGCGCTGCCGCTGCGGCGTCTGCCACGGCGACCGCACAGGAGGATGGCGATCGCTCCGCTCGCGAGGCCGCCGAGGCACGCCGTGAGCCGGCGCTTACTCACCCGGACCCGACCGAGGCCCGGGAGGGTGAGGAGGAGAAGGCGGCCGAGGAGATCGGCGTCCTGGCTGCCGACCCCGAGGATCACGACGCCTACGCCGACGAGGAACGCTACCGACTGGTCGATTTCGAGGGCATGGGCGACTCCCTGAAGAGCGGCTCGAAGCGCGTCGGCTCGTCCATGCAGCGCTTCGGGGCATCGCTGCAGAAGTCGCTGCACGACCGTCGCGAGCACAGGCGCGACGAGAAGCAGCGTCGCGAGCAGGCCCGCGCCGAGAAGGCCGCCCGGGAGGCGGCCGAACGCAAGAAGGCCGAGCACGAGGCTGCCATTCGCGAGAGCGAGCGGCGTCGCCTCGAGGCCGAGTCGGTCGCCCATGGCGACGAGGATGATCCGCTCTTCACCCCGTCGCGGCGCCATGAGGCCGCCGAGGCACACGACCCGGCGGCGGACAGGCCGGCGGAGGCGCCCGTCGAGGACGCCGTCGACGAGCGCCCGCCGCGCGACGACGTGGTGCGCGCCCACCCGGTGCTCGAGAAGGCGCTGCGCCATGACGTCAACGCCGAGCACGCCCGCGAGACCCTGAGTCACGCCGAGGAGATCCTGGTGATCAGCGTGATGTCCCGGGACGAGGAGGGCTTCTCGGGTACCGCGCTGCTCGACCTGATGCTGGCCTGCGGGCTGCGCTACGGGCGCGACATGGGAATCTTCCATCGCTTCGAGACCGAGGACCCGGACAGCCGCCTGCAGTTCTCGATGGTCAACGTGGTCAAGCCGGGCACCTTCCCCATCGAGGCCATGGACGACTTCCGCACCCAGGGCATCACCCTGCTGATGCCGCTGCCGGGGGCCAGCGACACCGCGGCGGCCTTCGAGGCCATGGTCGAGACCGCCATGGTCATCGTTCGCCACCTGGGGGGCGTGCTGAAGGACGAGCACCAGAGCGTGATGACCGCCCAGACCGTGGAGTTCGCCCGCCAGCGGGTGCAGGAGTTCGAGCGCCGCAACCGCCTCAACCGCTACCAGGCCAACTAG
- the smc gene encoding chromosome segregation protein SMC, translating into MRLTSIRLAGFKSFVDPVTVPFDGNMTAIVGPNGCGKSNIIDAVRWVMGESSAKTLRGESMTDVIFNGSTGRKPVGMASIELIFDNRDGAMGGIYGQYAEIAVKRQVTRDAQSTYFFNGQKCRRRDIADLFLGTGLGPRSYAIIGQGMISRLIEARPEELRATLEEAAGISKYKERRRETENRMRRTQENLERLEDIREELDKQLERLKRQAEAARRYQNLKQEEHRLKGELALLRGRALRASQTEEENRVRELETAVEREVLGMRQAETRLEEARAEHDRLAEELDGRQSSFYETTTAIARLEQDLEHTRSRDQQLARDLEAARRELAELARLGDDDGERLARLEERLETLGPEQEEVAEQLAELEAALEEADPLAEEAEAAWESFGERWQEQSREAERAQDRLRDLEGGLERLAADERRRRQQHEELPDIAGLGEQRRELAERHAELEARLAELEASREALQAERDAARGEAREAEEARETDRQRRSTLQGELASLEALIEAALADHDEALDAHLDAHGLGGRPRLGEALEVDPGWEAAVSWVLSPWLSARLATRDASREAMATPPQAELGLLEAEELPAPAASLAARVRGAGAAGQWLAGIRCVESREAAWAAREELAAGESLITPDGLWLGTGWVRHRGAGAGPDALLVSRRREAEVRESLGEVVARLDEQEQRLEAAVARVEQAEASLERTRQEERELEQQRQQLAVQESGLASRLEHLEGRAAELAEELAGLAESREEAMLAIEEAREQWQAAMARLEEGAETRERLERQRREARERLTALRARQRPLADRAQRLALEQERLATERSGLAEQQGRAGEARERLELRCAELEEAREGLHEPDEERRERLDELLTRREREERVLNETRARAAELVERLREDEQARQGHERNLEGIRERLQESRMQVQALALKAETQDEQLAELNHDAATLAEHLDPNATESAWQTRLEEVGERIRRLGAINLAAIEEYDQQAERRDYLEAQHAELSEALETLDRAIRRIDQETRTRFRDTFERVNNGLQGLFPRVFGGGTAWLTLTGEDLLETGVAIMARPPGKKNSTIHLLSGGEKALTALSMVFAIFQLNPAPFCMLDEVDAPLDDANVGRYAKLVKEMSDTVQFIYITHNKIAMEASERLMGVTMQEPGVSRLVSVGVEEAAALAEA; encoded by the coding sequence ATGCGTTTGACCTCGATTCGCCTGGCGGGCTTCAAGTCCTTCGTCGATCCGGTCACCGTGCCCTTCGACGGCAACATGACCGCCATCGTCGGCCCCAACGGCTGCGGCAAGTCCAACATCATCGACGCCGTGCGCTGGGTCATGGGCGAGTCCTCGGCCAAGACCCTGCGCGGCGAGTCGATGACCGACGTCATCTTCAACGGCTCCACCGGCCGCAAGCCGGTGGGCATGGCCTCCATCGAGCTGATCTTCGACAACCGCGACGGCGCCATGGGCGGCATCTACGGCCAGTACGCCGAGATCGCGGTCAAGCGCCAGGTCACCCGGGACGCCCAGTCCACCTACTTCTTCAACGGCCAGAAGTGCCGGCGCCGCGATATCGCCGACCTCTTCCTGGGCACCGGGCTGGGGCCGCGCTCCTACGCCATCATCGGCCAGGGAATGATCTCGCGGCTGATCGAGGCGCGTCCCGAGGAGCTGCGCGCGACCCTCGAGGAGGCCGCCGGCATCTCCAAGTACAAGGAGCGGCGGCGCGAGACCGAGAACCGCATGCGTCGCACCCAGGAGAACCTGGAGCGCCTGGAGGACATCCGCGAGGAGCTCGACAAGCAGCTCGAGCGCTTGAAGCGCCAGGCCGAGGCGGCGCGCCGTTACCAGAACCTCAAGCAGGAGGAGCACCGCCTCAAGGGCGAGCTCGCGCTGCTGCGCGGTCGCGCCCTGCGCGCCAGCCAGACCGAGGAGGAGAACCGCGTCCGCGAGCTCGAGACCGCGGTGGAGCGCGAGGTCCTCGGCATGCGCCAGGCCGAGACGCGCCTCGAGGAAGCCCGTGCCGAGCACGACCGCCTGGCCGAGGAGCTGGATGGCCGCCAGTCGAGCTTCTACGAGACCACCACCGCCATCGCGCGCCTCGAGCAGGACCTGGAGCACACCCGCTCCCGGGACCAGCAGCTGGCCCGGGACCTCGAGGCCGCGCGCCGCGAGCTCGCCGAGCTCGCCCGCCTGGGCGACGACGACGGCGAGCGCCTGGCGCGCCTCGAGGAGCGCCTGGAGACCCTGGGGCCCGAGCAGGAGGAGGTCGCCGAGCAGCTCGCCGAGCTGGAGGCCGCCCTGGAGGAGGCCGACCCCCTCGCCGAGGAGGCCGAGGCCGCCTGGGAGAGCTTCGGCGAGCGCTGGCAGGAGCAGAGCCGCGAGGCCGAGCGCGCCCAGGACCGCCTGCGCGACCTGGAGGGCGGCCTCGAACGCCTCGCCGCCGACGAGCGCCGCCGCCGCCAGCAGCACGAGGAGCTTCCCGATATCGCCGGCCTCGGCGAACAGCGTCGCGAGCTGGCCGAGCGCCACGCCGAGCTCGAGGCCCGGCTGGCCGAGCTCGAGGCCAGCCGCGAGGCGCTGCAGGCCGAACGCGACGCCGCCCGGGGCGAGGCGCGCGAGGCCGAGGAGGCCCGCGAGACCGACCGCCAGCGGCGCAGCACCCTGCAGGGCGAGCTGGCCTCGCTGGAGGCCCTGATCGAGGCCGCCCTGGCCGATCATGACGAGGCCCTCGACGCCCATCTGGACGCCCACGGCCTGGGCGGGCGGCCGCGCCTCGGCGAGGCGCTCGAGGTCGACCCCGGCTGGGAGGCGGCGGTCTCCTGGGTGCTCTCGCCCTGGCTGAGCGCGCGCCTGGCGACGCGGGACGCCTCCCGGGAGGCCATGGCCACGCCGCCCCAGGCCGAGCTCGGCCTGCTCGAGGCCGAGGAGCTGCCGGCCCCGGCGGCGAGCCTCGCCGCCCGGGTGCGCGGCGCCGGCGCCGCCGGCCAGTGGCTGGCCGGCATCCGCTGCGTCGAGAGCCGCGAGGCGGCCTGGGCCGCCCGCGAGGAACTCGCCGCCGGCGAGAGCCTGATCACGCCCGACGGCCTCTGGCTGGGCACGGGCTGGGTGCGCCATCGCGGCGCCGGTGCCGGCCCCGATGCCCTGCTGGTCAGCCGCCGCCGCGAGGCGGAGGTGCGCGAGAGCCTCGGTGAGGTGGTGGCGCGCCTCGACGAACAGGAGCAGCGCCTCGAGGCGGCCGTGGCCCGGGTCGAGCAGGCCGAGGCGTCCCTGGAACGCACGCGCCAGGAGGAGCGCGAACTCGAACAGCAGCGCCAGCAGCTGGCCGTGCAGGAGAGCGGGCTCGCCAGCCGCCTGGAGCACCTGGAAGGGCGCGCCGCCGAGCTCGCCGAGGAGCTCGCGGGGCTGGCCGAATCCCGCGAGGAGGCGATGCTGGCCATCGAGGAGGCTCGCGAGCAGTGGCAGGCGGCCATGGCGCGACTGGAGGAGGGCGCCGAGACCCGCGAGCGCCTCGAGCGGCAGCGCCGCGAGGCCCGGGAGCGGCTGACCGCGCTGCGCGCCCGCCAGCGTCCGCTGGCCGACCGGGCCCAGCGCCTGGCCCTCGAGCAGGAGCGGTTGGCCACCGAGCGCTCCGGCCTGGCCGAGCAGCAGGGCCGGGCCGGTGAGGCCCGCGAGCGCCTCGAGCTGCGCTGCGCCGAGCTGGAGGAGGCCCGCGAGGGGCTCCACGAGCCCGATGAGGAGCGCCGCGAGCGCCTCGACGAGCTGCTGACTCGCCGCGAGCGCGAGGAGCGGGTGCTCAACGAGACCCGCGCCCGGGCCGCCGAGCTGGTCGAGCGGCTGCGCGAGGACGAGCAGGCGCGCCAGGGGCACGAGCGCAACCTCGAGGGGATTCGCGAGCGCTTGCAGGAGTCGCGCATGCAGGTCCAGGCGCTGGCGCTCAAGGCCGAGACCCAGGACGAGCAGCTCGCCGAGCTGAACCACGATGCCGCGACCCTGGCCGAGCACCTCGACCCCAACGCCACCGAATCCGCCTGGCAGACCCGGCTGGAGGAGGTCGGCGAGCGCATCCGGCGCCTGGGGGCCATCAACCTGGCGGCCATCGAGGAGTACGACCAGCAGGCCGAGCGTCGCGACTACCTGGAGGCCCAGCACGCCGAGCTCAGCGAGGCGCTGGAGACCCTGGATCGGGCGATCCGCCGGATCGACCAGGAAACCCGGACGCGATTCCGCGACACCTTCGAGCGAGTCAACAACGGACTGCAGGGCCTTTTCCCGCGAGTCTTCGGCGGGGGAACCGCATGGCTGACCCTGACCGGCGAGGATTTGCTGGAGACGGGCGTGGCCATCATGGCGCGTCCGCCCGGCAAGAAGAACAGCACCATTCACCTGCTCTCCGGGGGGGAAAAGGCCCTCACCGCGCTCTCGATGGTCTTCGCCATCTTCCAGCTCAATCCGGCGCCCTTCTGCATGCTCGACGAGGTCGATGCGCCGCTGGATGATGCGAACGTCGGACGCTACGCCAAGCTGGTGAAGGAGATGTCTGATACCGTTCAGTTCATCTACATCACCCACAACAAGATTGCCATGGAGGCATCGGAGCGACTGATGGGGGTGACCATGCAGGAACCTGGGGTCTCCCGCCTGGTATCGGTCGGCGTCGAGGAGGCCGCGGCCCTGGCCGAGGCCTGA
- a CDS encoding cytochrome c-type biogenesis protein, translating to MARLMRGLLAALLLLPLLAQAAGIEVREFDDPVTEQRYRDLTASLRCPKCENQAIGDSDSPIAGDMRDRVYAQLQDGRSDKEILDFMVRRFGDYVLYNPRLEGRTLLLWGLPAALVLLGAVVVVLMVRARRRSSARALSAEERERLDALINRERDE from the coding sequence ATGGCGCGACTGATGCGCGGCCTGCTGGCCGCCCTGCTCCTCCTGCCGCTGCTCGCCCAGGCCGCGGGCATCGAGGTGCGCGAGTTCGACGACCCGGTCACCGAGCAGCGCTACCGGGACCTGACCGCCAGCCTGCGCTGCCCCAAGTGCGAGAACCAGGCGATCGGCGACTCCGACTCGCCGATCGCCGGCGACATGCGCGACCGGGTCTACGCCCAGCTCCAGGACGGGCGCTCCGACAAGGAGATCCTCGACTTCATGGTGCGCCGCTTCGGCGACTACGTGCTCTACAACCCCCGCCTCGAGGGCCGCACCCTGCTGCTGTGGGGGCTGCCCGCCGCGCTGGTGCTGCTCGGTGCCGTGGTGGTGGTGCTGATGGTGCGCGCGCGGCGCCGCAGCTCGGCCCGCGCCCTGAGCGCCGAGGAGCGTGAGCGCCTGGATGCCCTGATCAATCGCGAGAGAGACGAATGA
- the ccmI gene encoding c-type cytochrome biogenesis protein CcmI, whose protein sequence is MTLLWIALAVLLLPALWLLVAPLRRAAAVHAAQRDSEANDRTTEQNLAIYRRRLASLEAAHARGEIDAERLEEDRLELERSLLEDTEHLERAPLRSPAAGRLVVPVVMIAVVLASVAWYHQEGAEGDLALHAVQRQVMSDPEGSLPMLIEGLEEQAERQPDNPNVWRSLFPLYRDSGRIEAATRALERLIDLEGRKPWLLAELAQIRYFAAGRELTDEVQALVDEVLADEPAQPTVLGLLGVEAFESGDYETAIDRWRRAIAGMSNPDSAEALREGIRVAQQRLGVATDPVEPDPTRPAVAEGPGIAVRVRLADELAGRLGDDASVFVVARDPAGELPPLAVARTTLGELPLTTVLDDADAMAPMARLSQVETARLTVRVSRSGEATPQPGDLVGTRGGVAVGRIDGDAVEVVIDRVVE, encoded by the coding sequence ATGACCCTGCTATGGATCGCCCTGGCCGTGCTGCTGCTGCCGGCCCTGTGGTTGCTGGTGGCCCCGTTGCGTCGTGCCGCGGCCGTGCACGCGGCCCAGCGTGACAGCGAGGCCAACGACCGCACCACCGAACAGAACCTCGCCATCTACCGTCGCCGCCTGGCCTCGCTCGAGGCCGCCCACGCCCGCGGCGAGATCGACGCCGAGCGCCTCGAGGAGGATCGCCTGGAGCTCGAGCGCAGCCTGCTCGAGGACACCGAGCACCTCGAGCGCGCCCCGCTCAGGTCCCCCGCCGCAGGGCGGCTGGTGGTGCCGGTGGTGATGATCGCCGTGGTGCTGGCCAGCGTCGCCTGGTACCACCAGGAGGGCGCCGAGGGGGACCTCGCCCTCCACGCCGTGCAGCGCCAGGTGATGAGCGACCCCGAGGGCTCGCTGCCGATGCTGATCGAGGGCCTCGAGGAACAGGCCGAGCGTCAGCCGGACAACCCCAACGTCTGGCGCTCGCTCTTCCCGCTCTATCGCGACAGCGGCCGCATCGAGGCGGCCACCCGCGCCCTGGAACGACTGATCGACCTGGAGGGGCGAAAGCCCTGGCTGCTCGCCGAGCTCGCCCAGATCCGCTACTTCGCCGCCGGCCGCGAGCTGACCGATGAGGTCCAGGCGCTGGTCGACGAGGTGCTGGCCGACGAGCCCGCCCAGCCCACGGTGCTCGGCCTGCTCGGCGTCGAGGCCTTCGAGAGTGGTGACTATGAGACCGCCATCGACCGCTGGCGCCGCGCCATCGCCGGCATGAGCAACCCCGACTCCGCCGAGGCCCTGCGCGAGGGCATCCGCGTCGCCCAGCAGCGCCTGGGCGTCGCTACCGACCCGGTCGAGCCCGACCCGACCCGGCCGGCCGTCGCCGAGGGGCCGGGCATCGCCGTGCGGGTACGCCTGGCCGACGAGCTCGCCGGCCGGCTCGGCGACGACGCCAGCGTCTTCGTGGTCGCCCGCGACCCCGCCGGCGAGCTGCCGCCGCTGGCCGTGGCGCGCACGACCCTGGGCGAGCTGCCGCTGACCACGGTGCTCGACGACGCCGATGCCATGGCGCCGATGGCCAGGCTCTCCCAGGTGGAGACGGCGCGCCTGACGGTGCGCGTCTCCCGAAGCGGCGAGGCCACCCCCCAGCCGGGCGACCTGGTGGGCACCCGCGGCGGGGTCGCGGTGGGCCGCATCGACGGCGACGCCGTCGAGGTAGTGATCGACCGGGTCGTCGAGTAA
- a CDS encoding DsbE family thiol:disulfide interchange protein: MKRRLLLLLPLIGFLVLGGFLYQGLSMNPFERDSALMAREFPAFELSTLEDPERLVDASLLEGEVTLVNVWGEWCPTCKQEMPQLLDLADRGVRLVGVDYKDTREKGREFLAEFGNPFEVNVFDPEGTLGFDLGVYGAPETFLVDREGIIRYHHTGYIKPDDVRETILPEVEKWRD; this comes from the coding sequence ATGAAGCGTCGCCTGTTGCTGCTGCTGCCGCTGATCGGCTTCCTGGTGCTGGGGGGCTTCCTCTACCAGGGGCTGTCGATGAACCCCTTCGAGCGCGACTCGGCGCTGATGGCCCGGGAGTTCCCGGCCTTCGAGCTCTCGACCCTGGAGGATCCCGAACGCCTCGTCGACGCCTCGCTGCTCGAGGGCGAGGTCACCCTGGTCAATGTCTGGGGCGAGTGGTGCCCGACCTGCAAGCAGGAGATGCCCCAGCTCCTGGACCTCGCCGATCGCGGCGTGCGCCTGGTCGGCGTCGACTACAAGGACACCCGGGAGAAGGGTCGCGAGTTCCTGGCCGAGTTCGGCAACCCCTTCGAGGTCAACGTCTTCGACCCCGAGGGGACCCTGGGCTTCGACCTCGGCGTCTATGGCGCCCCGGAGACCTTCCTGGTCGATCGTGAGGGCATCATCCGCTATCACCACACCGGCTACATCAAGCCGGACGACGTGCGCGAGACGATCCTGCCGGAGGTGGAAAAATGGCGCGACTGA
- a CDS encoding heme lyase CcmF/NrfE family subunit, translating into MQTLMIPEIGHFALIIALLMALVQGVMPLAGAATRRPLWMAYARPMATGQFLFLAIAYACLTASYLLDDFSVANVANNSNSMLPWYYKASAVWGNHEGSVLLWSLILGGWTFAVSRFSRELPRDMLARVLGVMGLVSVGFLAFVLITSNPFERLLPDVPQDGADLNPLLQDFGLIVHPPMLYMGYVGFSVVFAFAIAALLGGRLDAAWTRWARPWTNVAWAFLTVGIALGSWWAYYELGWGGWWFWDPVENASLLPWLAGTALIHSLAVTEKRGAFKSWTVLLAISTFSLSLLGTFLVRSGVLTSVHAFANDPSRGLFILVLLGITVGLSLLLFALRAPRVSHQVGFSWLSRDALLLINNILLVIMTVTVLLGTVYPLLLDAMNLGKISVGPPYFNALFVPLTVVLCLFMGLGPLARWKRTDGRDLLKRSWLAGLVALIIGALAPLLYRGEWNLQVSLGVLVALWVVLPMVRDLWAKTRHSAGRLAGARRLSLAYWGMILGHLGVAVTIIGVTVVSHYAIDRNVRMGVGDSVELAGYTFTMTELGSRRGPNFLADFAEIEVSRGESQRAFTMTPEKRLYLARGMPMTDVALRPGLFRDLYVAMGEDLEDGSWAMRLQYKPFVRWLWLGGLLMAAGGILAVADRRYRRTATARDPEQGAVAGTREATA; encoded by the coding sequence ATGCAGACCCTGATGATCCCCGAAATCGGCCACTTCGCCCTGATCATTGCCCTGCTGATGGCGCTGGTCCAGGGCGTGATGCCGCTGGCCGGCGCGGCGACCCGCCGCCCGCTGTGGATGGCCTACGCACGGCCCATGGCGACCGGCCAGTTCCTGTTCCTGGCCATCGCCTACGCCTGCCTGACCGCCAGCTACCTGCTGGACGACTTCAGCGTGGCCAACGTGGCCAACAACTCCAATTCGATGCTGCCCTGGTACTACAAGGCCAGCGCCGTCTGGGGCAACCACGAGGGTTCGGTGCTGCTGTGGAGCCTGATCCTCGGCGGCTGGACCTTCGCGGTGAGCCGCTTCTCCCGCGAGCTGCCCCGGGACATGCTGGCCCGGGTGCTGGGCGTGATGGGGCTGGTCAGCGTCGGCTTTCTGGCCTTCGTGCTGATCACCTCCAATCCCTTCGAGCGGCTGCTGCCCGACGTCCCCCAGGACGGCGCCGACCTCAATCCGCTGCTCCAGGACTTCGGCCTGATCGTCCATCCGCCGATGCTCTACATGGGCTACGTGGGCTTCTCGGTGGTCTTCGCCTTCGCCATCGCGGCGCTGCTGGGCGGCCGCCTGGACGCCGCCTGGACCCGCTGGGCGCGGCCCTGGACCAACGTCGCCTGGGCCTTCCTCACCGTCGGCATCGCCCTCGGCAGCTGGTGGGCCTACTACGAGCTCGGCTGGGGTGGCTGGTGGTTCTGGGACCCGGTCGAGAACGCCTCGCTGCTGCCCTGGCTCGCCGGCACCGCGCTGATCCACTCCCTGGCGGTGACCGAGAAGCGCGGCGCCTTCAAGAGCTGGACGGTGCTGCTGGCGATCTCCACCTTCTCGCTGTCGCTGCTGGGCACCTTCCTGGTGCGCTCCGGGGTGCTCACCTCGGTGCATGCCTTCGCCAACGATCCCTCCCGGGGGCTCTTCATCCTGGTGCTGCTGGGCATCACCGTGGGCCTGTCGCTGCTGCTGTTCGCGCTGCGCGCGCCGCGGGTCAGCCACCAGGTCGGCTTCAGCTGGCTGTCGCGTGACGCCCTGCTGCTGATCAACAACATCCTGCTGGTGATCATGACCGTCACGGTGCTGCTGGGCACGGTCTACCCGCTGCTCCTCGACGCCATGAACCTCGGCAAGATCAGCGTGGGCCCGCCCTACTTCAATGCGCTCTTCGTGCCGCTGACGGTGGTGCTGTGCCTGTTCATGGGGCTCGGGCCGCTGGCGCGCTGGAAACGCACCGACGGGCGCGACCTCCTCAAGCGCAGCTGGCTCGCCGGCCTGGTCGCCCTGATCATCGGCGCCCTGGCGCCGCTGCTCTATCGCGGCGAGTGGAACCTCCAGGTCAGCCTCGGCGTGCTGGTCGCGCTCTGGGTCGTGCTGCCCATGGTCCGCGATCTCTGGGCCAAGACGCGTCACTCCGCGGGCCGGCTGGCGGGCGCCCGGCGGCTGTCGCTCGCCTACTGGGGCATGATCCTCGGCCACCTGGGCGTGGCGGTGACCATCATCGGCGTCACCGTGGTCTCCCACTACGCCATCGACCGCAACGTGCGCATGGGCGTGGGCGACAGCGTGGAGCTCGCCGGCTACACCTTCACCATGACCGAGCTTGGCAGCCGCCGCGGCCCCAACTTCCTGGCCGACTTCGCCGAGATCGAGGTGAGCCGCGGCGAGAGCCAGCGCGCCTTCACCATGACCCCCGAGAAGCGCCTCTACCTCGCCCGGGGCATGCCGATGACCGACGTCGCCCTGCGCCCGGGGCTGTTCCGTGACCTCTATGTCGCCATGGGCGAGGACCTCGAGGACGGCAGCTGGGCGATGCGCCTGCAGTACAAGCCCTTCGTGCGCTGGCTGTGGCTGGGCGGCTTGCTGATGGCGGCGGGCGGCATCCTGGCGGTGGCCGATCGCCGCTACCGGCGCACCGCGACCGCCCGCGACCCCGAGCAGGGCGCCGTGGCGGGCACCCGGGAGGCCACGGCATGA